In Massilia violaceinigra, one DNA window encodes the following:
- a CDS encoding SDR family oxidoreductase: protein MNQLSGKVAIVTGASSGIGYETARLFAREGAKVVVTARRQAELDVLVAEIERSGGEAIAVAGDIREEDTARALVEVAVGSFGGLDIAFNNAGTTGDSMPVAGMSAEAWNAILGTNLTSAFLGAKYQIPAMLKRGGGSIIFTSTFVGHTVGFPGMGAYAASKAGLIGLMQVIAVEYGAQGIRANALLPGGTDTPMGRAFTNTSEVRAFVEGLYALKRLARPQEIAQSALYLASDASSFTTGSSLITDGGVSINRT from the coding sequence ATGAACCAGTTATCAGGCAAGGTGGCGATTGTGACGGGCGCAAGTTCAGGCATTGGCTACGAGACGGCCAGGCTGTTCGCGCGCGAGGGAGCCAAAGTGGTGGTCACGGCGCGCCGGCAGGCCGAGCTGGACGTGCTCGTTGCCGAGATCGAACGCAGCGGCGGCGAAGCGATTGCCGTCGCCGGCGACATCAGGGAAGAGGACACTGCCCGCGCCCTGGTGGAAGTGGCCGTCGGCAGCTTCGGCGGACTTGATATCGCCTTCAACAACGCCGGCACGACAGGCGACAGCATGCCCGTTGCCGGCATGTCGGCCGAGGCCTGGAACGCTATCCTGGGCACCAACCTCACCAGCGCCTTTCTCGGCGCGAAATATCAGATTCCGGCGATGCTCAAACGCGGCGGCGGCTCGATCATTTTCACGTCGACCTTTGTCGGCCACACCGTCGGCTTTCCGGGAATGGGCGCCTATGCGGCCAGCAAGGCCGGCCTGATCGGCCTGATGCAAGTGATCGCAGTCGAATATGGTGCGCAGGGCATCCGCGCCAATGCGCTTCTGCCGGGCGGCACCGATACGCCGATGGGGCGGGCCTTCACCAACACGTCCGAAGTGCGCGCCTTCGTCGAAGGGCTGTATGCATTAAAGCGTCTGGCGCGGCCGCAGGAGATAGCACAATCGGCGCTGTACCTGGCGTCCGATGCATCGAGTTTCACGACCGGATCGAGCCTGATCACCGATGGCGGCGTGTCGATCAACCGGACCTGA
- a CDS encoding ATP-binding cassette domain-containing protein, producing the protein MLRFEQVCKSYGAKSVLRNVSHHFACGAFALRGPNGIGKSTLLGVLAGAVEADSGTVWIDKQSLRDASIAARARLAYAPDECPVYPFMTGRELLAFVAFAKRCTLAAEVLDICARFGLGNHLDTRCGDMSLGTQKKLMLAAAWIGEPCVMLFDEPSNGLDAAARLVLIELLRARSGNNVILVSTHDHEFAHAIGATVIEFDTLNG; encoded by the coding sequence TTGCTGCGCTTTGAACAGGTTTGTAAGTCATATGGCGCCAAAAGCGTCCTGCGCAATGTCAGCCACCATTTCGCATGCGGTGCATTTGCGCTGCGCGGCCCGAATGGCATCGGAAAGTCGACCCTGCTGGGCGTGCTGGCAGGTGCGGTGGAAGCCGACAGCGGCACGGTCTGGATAGACAAGCAGTCGCTGCGGGACGCGTCCATCGCCGCCAGGGCGCGCCTGGCCTACGCGCCCGATGAGTGCCCGGTCTATCCCTTCATGACCGGACGCGAGCTGCTCGCGTTCGTGGCATTCGCCAAACGCTGCACGCTCGCCGCCGAGGTGCTGGACATCTGCGCGCGTTTCGGTCTGGGGAACCATCTGGACACGCGCTGCGGCGATATGTCGCTTGGCACGCAGAAGAAGTTGATGCTGGCCGCGGCGTGGATCGGCGAGCCGTGCGTGATGCTGTTCGATGAACCGTCGAACGGGCTCGACGCCGCCGCGCGCCTGGTCCTGATCGAGCTGCTGCGGGCGCGCAGCGGTAACAACGTCATCCTTGTATCCACGCACGACCATGAATTCGCGCACGCGATCGGCGCCACCGTCATCGAGTTCGATACATTGAACGGTTGA
- a CDS encoding tetratricopeptide repeat protein, whose protein sequence is MTFLKNPMRPRSTNILMAAAGLLVSAAIQAAPGKVCDVDTGKKYQASQDHARAVACYEIGVANGIGEAFLLLGSMRLDGLGVPQDTAKAKELFLQAAAKGVAPAMYNLGVMHERGVLGAPDMPAAAKYYRQAADLGMAEAQGNLGLMYLNGNLVPSDYDEAERLLKLAAADGQVQAQFNLGLLYINGFRKATHLGQAAIWLERAALRGHPVAPKVLGDMYAGGHGVTADRKQAATWFFIADRAGNPDAVKSLGKLPGGLSEAEREAARKGMREFLDKQKVVIARVASSSPNDTTPIRSRCAVAVITMAPPESSGDGAAQFKRLMALTNQNTSEFLVDQLRDYRLLVLKIDAADAARAGESMTTAMRENDCSQAIELTHEYGKAAGGGGFVQYTLNVYKRPANGAPRGDIVHTKVYRTDMAEAFESLDFRTLAGVFVEDLKASRILVEAAR, encoded by the coding sequence ATGACTTTTTTGAAGAACCCCATGCGACCACGCTCGACGAACATCCTGATGGCCGCCGCGGGCCTGCTCGTTTCCGCCGCGATTCAAGCCGCGCCCGGCAAAGTATGCGACGTCGACACTGGCAAGAAATACCAGGCGAGCCAGGATCATGCGCGCGCTGTCGCGTGTTATGAAATTGGTGTGGCCAACGGTATCGGCGAAGCTTTCTTGCTCCTCGGGAGCATGCGCCTGGATGGCCTGGGGGTGCCCCAGGACACGGCAAAGGCGAAGGAGCTGTTCCTGCAAGCTGCGGCGAAAGGCGTGGCGCCGGCCATGTACAACCTCGGCGTGATGCACGAGCGGGGAGTTTTGGGAGCGCCGGATATGCCGGCGGCGGCAAAATACTATCGCCAGGCCGCCGATCTCGGTATGGCCGAAGCACAGGGGAACCTCGGTCTCATGTACTTGAACGGCAACCTGGTGCCCAGCGATTACGATGAGGCTGAGCGGCTATTGAAACTGGCTGCGGCTGATGGCCAGGTCCAGGCACAGTTCAACCTGGGCTTGCTCTACATTAATGGCTTCAGGAAAGCGACTCACCTCGGCCAGGCTGCGATCTGGCTTGAGCGCGCAGCCCTGCGCGGCCATCCTGTTGCTCCGAAAGTCCTCGGTGACATGTATGCCGGCGGCCATGGCGTGACAGCGGACCGGAAGCAGGCTGCTACCTGGTTCTTCATCGCCGACCGGGCCGGCAATCCTGACGCTGTAAAATCGCTGGGCAAGCTCCCGGGCGGCTTGAGCGAAGCGGAACGCGAGGCTGCGCGCAAGGGTATGCGGGAATTCCTGGACAAGCAAAAAGTCGTCATCGCGCGCGTCGCATCGTCCTCGCCCAACGACACGACTCCCATCCGTTCGCGTTGTGCCGTGGCCGTCATCACGATGGCGCCGCCAGAGTCGAGCGGCGACGGGGCAGCCCAATTCAAGCGCTTGATGGCCCTCACCAATCAAAATACGAGCGAATTTCTTGTCGATCAACTGCGCGACTACCGCTTGCTGGTGTTGAAGATCGACGCTGCCGACGCCGCGCGCGCGGGTGAATCGATGACTACCGCGATGCGGGAAAATGACTGTTCCCAGGCGATCGAATTGACCCACGAATATGGCAAGGCGGCGGGCGGCGGCGGCTTCGTGCAATACACGCTGAACGTCTACAAGCGTCCCGCCAACGGCGCGCCACGGGGCGATATCGTCCACACCAAGGTCTACCGCACCGACATGGCCGAGGCCTTCGAAAGCCTCGATTTCAGGACCCTGGCCGGCGTGTTCGTGGAGGATCTGAAAGCAAGCCGCATCCTGGTCGAAGCTGCCAGATAA
- a CDS encoding carbohydrate-binding protein, translated as MKMKTINVVLASLLAAGTMAGCGDNTASNSGDGGKTPTALAQTGSAAGSSSNIAPICTLQAEDYANAFDTTAGNTGNQHRTDNVDIEATNDAGGGYNVAWTANGEWLAHNNITFPSSGAYTIAYRVAAPSAGGVISADLNGGTIPLGTTSVPATGGWQNWTTVQRTINVNAGTYNLGTFVSSAGFNLNWISIAGASCGTTPPPPGGWTLAWADEFNGTSLDTSKWNIEVNGNGGGNNELQYYTARPENIRVSGGELVIEARKEAYMGKQYTSGRITTQNKASWQYGRMEARMKIPTGKGTWPAFWMLGNSISSVGWPASGEIDIMEHVNSEAVTHGTIHWSDHNNAYANYGGPSGNVDFSQFHVYAVEWDASVIRWYVDGNKFHEVNIAGGINGTSEFHAPYFLLFNLAVGGNWPGSPDGSTVFPNRMQVDYVRVYRR; from the coding sequence ATGAAGATGAAGACGATTAACGTCGTGCTGGCATCATTATTGGCTGCCGGCACTATGGCCGGCTGTGGCGATAACACGGCGAGCAACAGCGGCGATGGTGGGAAAACTCCCACAGCCCTGGCGCAGACAGGTAGTGCGGCAGGTTCCAGCTCCAACATCGCCCCCATCTGCACGCTCCAGGCTGAAGACTATGCCAACGCGTTCGACACCACTGCCGGCAATACAGGTAACCAGCACCGCACCGACAACGTCGATATTGAAGCCACTAACGATGCCGGCGGAGGTTATAACGTTGCCTGGACTGCCAACGGCGAATGGCTGGCACACAACAACATTACCTTCCCTAGCAGCGGCGCCTATACCATTGCCTACCGTGTCGCGGCCCCTTCAGCCGGCGGCGTGATTTCGGCCGACCTCAACGGAGGCACGATCCCGCTGGGCACCACCTCGGTTCCCGCAACGGGTGGCTGGCAGAACTGGACCACCGTGCAGCGCACGATTAACGTGAATGCCGGTACCTACAACCTCGGCACGTTCGTCAGCAGTGCGGGCTTCAACCTGAACTGGATCAGTATCGCCGGCGCCAGCTGCGGCACAACGCCTCCGCCACCTGGCGGCTGGACGCTGGCCTGGGCGGACGAGTTCAACGGCACCTCATTGGACACCTCGAAGTGGAACATCGAGGTCAACGGAAATGGCGGCGGCAACAACGAGCTGCAGTACTACACCGCACGTCCGGAGAACATCCGTGTCAGCGGCGGCGAACTGGTGATCGAGGCGCGCAAGGAAGCCTATATGGGCAAGCAGTACACCTCGGGCCGCATTACCACCCAGAACAAGGCCAGCTGGCAGTACGGGCGGATGGAAGCGCGCATGAAGATCCCGACCGGCAAGGGCACGTGGCCGGCTTTCTGGATGCTGGGTAACTCCATCAGCAGCGTGGGCTGGCCCGCAAGCGGCGAAATTGACATCATGGAGCACGTCAATTCCGAAGCGGTTACCCATGGCACCATCCACTGGTCGGATCATAACAACGCGTATGCCAATTATGGCGGCCCATCGGGCAACGTGGACTTCTCGCAGTTCCACGTCTATGCCGTGGAGTGGGATGCCTCGGTGATCCGCTGGTATGTGGACGGTAACAAGTTCCACGAAGTCAATATCGCCGGGGGCATCAACGGCACGTCGGAGTTCCATGCGCCGTACTTCCTCCTGTTTAACCTGGCCGTCGGCGGCAACTGGCCCGGTAGCCCGGATGGGTCTACGGTATTCCCGAACCGGATGCAGGTTGACTACGTCCGCGTCTATCGCAGGTAA
- a CDS encoding amino acid ABC transporter substrate-binding protein has protein sequence MNTRHLLFAFAALLSLAPHGAAQESPTLRKIAETGVISIGFRDKSIPFSYLDKQQRPTGYSIELCYRIVDAIRTRLKAPGLEVMLRPVTSANRSAFMVNGIVDLECGSTTNTLERQKELAFSVTTFVAATSLVAKKTAHIDSLQALKGSTVVSTAGTTAIHALGETAQAQGLDLHIIPGRDHAEAFSMVEAGRAVAFVMDDVLLHGLVAAAKDRSIYAIVATDLPVQPYGIVVRKNDPEFKKLVDEAIVALFKSGEVQQIYRKWFAPLQLPMSPALKKAIAAPTDSGDPAAYR, from the coding sequence GTGAACACCAGACACCTGCTCTTCGCATTTGCCGCACTGCTCTCGCTCGCCCCCCATGGCGCGGCGCAGGAGTCGCCGACCTTGCGAAAAATCGCGGAAACGGGCGTCATCAGCATTGGCTTTCGCGACAAATCGATCCCGTTTTCCTATCTCGACAAGCAGCAGCGGCCGACCGGCTATTCGATCGAACTGTGCTATCGCATCGTCGACGCCATCCGCACCCGGCTCAAGGCGCCCGGCCTGGAAGTGATGCTGCGCCCGGTCACCTCCGCCAACCGCAGCGCGTTCATGGTCAACGGCATCGTCGACCTCGAATGCGGCTCGACCACCAACACGCTCGAGCGGCAAAAGGAGCTGGCGTTTTCGGTGACGACCTTCGTCGCGGCCACCAGCCTGGTAGCGAAAAAGACGGCCCACATCGATTCGCTGCAAGCGCTCAAGGGCTCGACCGTCGTGTCGACGGCCGGCACCACGGCCATCCACGCGCTGGGGGAAACCGCCCAGGCACAGGGGCTCGACCTGCACATCATTCCGGGCCGGGACCACGCCGAAGCGTTTTCGATGGTCGAGGCCGGCCGCGCGGTCGCGTTCGTGATGGACGATGTGCTTCTGCACGGGCTGGTCGCCGCCGCCAAGGACCGGAGCATCTATGCCATCGTCGCCACCGATTTGCCGGTGCAGCCGTACGGGATCGTCGTGCGCAAGAACGACCCCGAATTCAAGAAACTGGTGGACGAAGCCATCGTCGCGCTGTTCAAGTCCGGCGAAGTGCAGCAGATCTACCGCAAATGGTTCGCGCCACTGCAGCTACCGATGAGCCCGGCTCTGAAAAAGGCGATTGCCGCGCCCACCGATTCGGGCGACCCGGCCGCCTACCGGTGA
- a CDS encoding type II asparaginase — translation MLHKNPAQSMIALFGLLFCMASATQAQQAAPKLANVTILATGGTIAGSGATSTTTVGYTAATVGVQNLIKAVPELAKVANVTGEQVFQIASENMTNEHWLTLAKRVNVLLAQNNVDGVVITHGTDTLEETAYFLNLVVKSRKPVVLVGAMRPSTAISADGPINLYNSVMLAASPEAVGKGVLVAMNDQIQSGRDVTKVNTSTLDSFRTSELGLLGYIQGSKPFFYRQSLRKHTTESEFDIGTLQSLPQVDIVYGYANMNPLALDAFMAAGAKGIIHAGVGDGSLAAKVKPALVAARAKGAVIVRASRVGQGILARNGEANDDELDFVAADTLNPQKARILLMLALTKTSSTKEIQRMFYTY, via the coding sequence ATGCTTCACAAAAATCCCGCGCAATCGATGATCGCGCTGTTCGGCCTCCTGTTCTGCATGGCCTCGGCCACGCAGGCGCAACAAGCCGCGCCCAAGCTGGCCAACGTGACCATCCTGGCCACCGGCGGCACCATCGCCGGCTCCGGCGCGACCAGCACCACCACGGTCGGCTACACCGCCGCCACGGTGGGCGTGCAAAACCTGATCAAGGCGGTGCCGGAACTGGCCAAAGTGGCCAATGTCACAGGCGAGCAGGTATTCCAGATCGCCAGCGAGAACATGACCAACGAGCACTGGCTCACGCTGGCCAAGCGCGTCAACGTGCTGCTGGCGCAGAACAACGTCGATGGCGTCGTCATCACCCATGGCACCGACACGCTGGAAGAAACGGCTTACTTCCTGAACCTGGTGGTCAAGAGCCGCAAGCCGGTGGTGCTGGTCGGCGCGATGCGGCCATCGACCGCGATCTCGGCCGACGGTCCGATCAACCTGTATAACTCGGTGATGCTGGCAGCGAGCCCGGAAGCGGTCGGCAAGGGCGTACTGGTGGCGATGAACGACCAGATCCAGTCGGGGCGCGATGTCACCAAGGTCAATACCTCGACCCTGGACAGCTTCCGCACCAGCGAACTGGGTTTGCTCGGCTACATCCAGGGCAGCAAGCCATTTTTCTATCGCCAGTCGCTGCGCAAGCACACGACCGAGAGCGAGTTCGATATCGGCACCTTGCAATCGCTGCCGCAGGTCGACATTGTGTACGGCTACGCGAACATGAATCCGCTGGCGCTCGACGCCTTCATGGCGGCCGGCGCGAAGGGCATCATCCACGCCGGCGTGGGCGATGGCAGCCTGGCCGCCAAGGTCAAGCCGGCGCTGGTTGCCGCACGCGCCAAGGGTGCGGTCATCGTGCGCGCCAGCCGCGTGGGCCAGGGCATTTTGGCGCGCAACGGCGAAGCCAATGACGACGAGCTGGACTTCGTCGCGGCCGATACGCTCAATCCGCAGAAGGCGCGCATCCTGCTGATGCTGGCGCTGACCAAGACCAGCAGCACCAAGGAAATTCAGCGGATGTTCTATACCTACTAA
- a CDS encoding sigma-54-dependent transcriptional regulator, protein MYEGFTIVFVEDDLAVRSSVTETLELAGFHVAPFESAEDALGQLRSGFAGIVISDVRLPGMDGFELLRRVCAFDATIPVIMVTGHGDVSMAVEAMRCGAYDFIEKPFAMERLVEVASRAMEKRALRLEVDTLQRQLQDRRGIEATLLGNSPAIRELRRQILNLADTPADVLVFGETGTGKEVVARCLHEHSKRSKANFVAINCGGLPESLFESEIFGHEAGAFTSASKRRVGKIEHADGGTLLLDEIESMPMALQVKLLRALQERKIERLGSNQGVPVDFRIVAATKSDLKELSEQQKFRSDLYYRLNVAVLELPPLRERREDIPILFEHFSLQAALRYGRAAPALAGQDMLKLMAGDWPGNVRELRNAADRFVLGLPGMHLGAADAAAAPMTLAQQMDMVEKTLVEQALKQHSGRPQAICDALGIGKKTLYDKLHRHGIVIDDFRPAPGGAL, encoded by the coding sequence ATGTATGAAGGTTTCACCATCGTGTTCGTCGAAGACGACCTGGCCGTGCGCAGCAGCGTCACCGAAACGCTGGAGCTGGCCGGGTTCCACGTGGCGCCGTTCGAGTCGGCCGAGGACGCGCTAGGGCAACTGCGCAGCGGCTTTGCCGGCATCGTCATCAGCGACGTGCGCCTGCCCGGCATGGACGGATTCGAACTGCTGCGCCGCGTGTGCGCGTTCGACGCCACCATCCCGGTCATCATGGTGACCGGCCATGGCGACGTCTCGATGGCGGTCGAGGCAATGCGCTGCGGCGCCTACGATTTCATCGAGAAACCGTTCGCGATGGAGCGCCTGGTCGAGGTGGCGTCGCGCGCCATGGAAAAACGCGCGCTGCGCCTTGAAGTGGACACGCTGCAGCGCCAGCTGCAGGACCGGCGCGGGATCGAGGCGACCTTGCTCGGCAACTCGCCGGCGATACGCGAACTGCGGCGCCAGATACTGAACCTGGCCGATACGCCGGCCGACGTGCTGGTGTTCGGCGAAACCGGCACCGGCAAGGAAGTGGTGGCGCGTTGCCTGCACGAGCACAGCAAACGCAGCAAGGCTAACTTCGTCGCGATCAATTGCGGCGGCCTGCCCGAAAGCCTGTTCGAGAGCGAGATCTTCGGGCATGAAGCGGGCGCGTTCACCAGCGCCAGCAAGCGCCGCGTGGGCAAGATCGAGCATGCCGACGGCGGCACCTTGCTGCTCGATGAAATTGAAAGCATGCCGATGGCGCTCCAGGTCAAGCTGCTGCGCGCGCTCCAGGAGCGCAAGATCGAGCGGCTCGGCTCGAACCAGGGCGTGCCGGTCGACTTCAGGATCGTCGCCGCCACCAAGAGCGACCTGAAGGAACTGAGCGAGCAGCAGAAGTTTCGCAGCGACCTGTATTACCGGCTCAACGTCGCCGTGCTCGAACTGCCGCCGCTGCGCGAACGGCGCGAGGATATTCCGATCCTGTTCGAACATTTTTCGCTGCAGGCGGCGCTGCGCTACGGGCGCGCTGCACCGGCCCTGGCCGGACAGGACATGCTCAAGCTGATGGCCGGCGACTGGCCGGGCAACGTGCGCGAACTGCGCAACGCGGCCGACCGTTTCGTGCTGGGACTGCCGGGGATGCACCTGGGCGCCGCCGATGCGGCTGCGGCCCCGATGACGCTGGCGCAGCAGATGGACATGGTCGAAAAGACCCTGGTGGAACAGGCGCTCAAGCAGCACAGCGGACGTCCGCAAGCGATCTGCGATGCGCTCGGCATCGGCAAGAAGACCTTGTACGACAAGCTGCACCGGCACGGCATCGTCATCGACGACTTCCGGCCGGCGCCGGGCGGCGCGCTCTAG
- a CDS encoding sensor histidine kinase, with protein MGTVAAWAAIIGLSAAVAFVYAWSERRGYAQLGEVQAQQLDLYAAALESELGRHEYLPGIVALDHDVHALLRNPAGAGLRERANKRLTSLNARAGSLAIFVLDTAGMVRAASNWYQPETSVGMDLAALPYFSGAMQGGPARYFSRAAARNSPEYYFAQQVLQGGQVLGVVVVKISLDPIESTWVAAAAQSHNDFFMVLDADGTIVLSSAPQWRNRKADLQAIDQGKPVVAWRALNPAAPSTRYASQSRPMARQGWRLLTLTNAAPVKLQAGQNAVAAGLLAGFLGLLAMFVAMRRRAIASRLQAREALQRAHDELELRVADRTAALHAMNRELLHQIGEREHAEQVLRASQDDLLHASKLALLGQMSAGITHEISQPLTALRSLSFNAQLLLKRGDLARVEKNLRSVSDLTERMGRLTEQLKSFSRKTPLAMAPLTLSKAVDNTLQLLENRIRTEHACVQLDLAPSVRAMCDANRLEQVLINLCANALDAMLDAPVKNLAIRLWSAGGRAHIRVSDSGAGIPQAVMARLFEPFFSTKLPGQGLGLGLAISADIVRDFGGTLRASNLPGGAAFELDLPLVEETSHV; from the coding sequence GTGGGCACAGTCGCGGCATGGGCCGCGATCATCGGCCTGAGCGCCGCCGTCGCCTTCGTGTATGCATGGAGCGAACGGCGCGGCTATGCGCAGCTTGGCGAGGTCCAGGCGCAGCAGCTCGACCTGTACGCGGCGGCCCTCGAAAGCGAACTGGGCCGGCATGAATACCTGCCCGGCATCGTCGCCCTCGATCATGATGTCCATGCCCTGCTGAGGAACCCGGCCGGCGCCGGCCTGCGCGAGCGCGCCAACAAGCGCCTGACCAGCCTGAACGCGCGCGCCGGCTCGCTCGCCATCTTCGTGCTCGACACGGCGGGCATGGTGCGGGCGGCCAGCAACTGGTACCAGCCGGAGACCAGCGTCGGCATGGATCTGGCAGCCCTGCCGTATTTTTCCGGCGCCATGCAGGGCGGGCCTGCGCGCTATTTTTCGCGCGCGGCGGCGCGCAACTCGCCCGAGTATTATTTCGCCCAGCAAGTGCTGCAAGGCGGCCAGGTGCTCGGCGTGGTGGTGGTCAAGATCAGCCTCGACCCGATCGAGTCGACTTGGGTCGCGGCGGCCGCGCAGTCGCACAACGATTTTTTCATGGTGCTCGACGCCGACGGCACGATCGTTCTCTCGTCCGCGCCCCAGTGGCGCAACCGCAAGGCCGACCTCCAGGCCATCGACCAGGGCAAGCCGGTCGTCGCGTGGCGCGCGCTCAATCCGGCCGCGCCATCGACCCGCTACGCGAGCCAGAGCCGGCCGATGGCGCGCCAGGGCTGGCGCCTGCTCACGCTCACCAATGCCGCGCCGGTCAAGCTGCAGGCCGGGCAAAACGCCGTGGCCGCCGGCCTGTTGGCCGGGTTCCTCGGTTTGCTCGCGATGTTCGTGGCGATGCGCCGGCGCGCGATAGCGAGCCGCCTGCAGGCGCGCGAAGCGCTGCAGCGCGCGCACGATGAATTGGAACTGCGCGTTGCCGACCGCACCGCCGCATTGCATGCGATGAACCGCGAACTGCTGCACCAGATCGGCGAACGCGAACACGCCGAACAGGTGCTGCGCGCTTCCCAGGACGACCTGCTGCACGCCAGCAAACTCGCTCTGCTCGGCCAGATGTCGGCCGGTATCACGCACGAAATCAGCCAGCCGCTCACCGCGCTGCGCTCGCTTTCCTTCAATGCCCAGCTGCTGCTCAAGCGCGGCGACCTGGCGCGCGTGGAAAAGAACCTGCGCTCGGTCAGCGACCTGACTGAACGCATGGGCCGCCTGACCGAGCAGCTCAAATCCTTCTCGCGCAAGACGCCCCTGGCCATGGCCCCACTGACCCTGTCCAAGGCGGTCGACAATACCTTGCAGCTGCTGGAGAACCGGATCCGCACCGAACACGCCTGCGTGCAGCTGGACCTGGCGCCGTCGGTGCGCGCCATGTGCGACGCCAACCGGCTCGAACAAGTGCTGATCAACCTGTGCGCCAACGCGCTCGACGCCATGCTGGACGCGCCGGTCAAGAACCTGGCCATCCGCCTGTGGAGCGCGGGCGGACGCGCGCACATCCGGGTCAGCGACAGCGGCGCCGGCATTCCGCAAGCCGTGATGGCGCGCCTGTTCGAGCCGTTTTTCAGCACCAAGCTGCCGGGCCAGGGACTGGGACTCGGCCTTGCCATTTCGGCCGACATCGTGCGCGACTTCGGCGGCACCTTGCGCGCGTCGAATCTTCCGGGCGGTGCCGCCTTCGAACTGGACCTGCCACTAGTAGAGGAAACAAGTCATGTATGA
- a CDS encoding LysR family transcriptional regulator → MDMKWVEDFLCLADTRSFSRSASERHSSQPAFSRRIRSLETWLGATLVDRSCNPPSLTPAGHVFRGHALGIMQQVHKAKHILRHASDYPGGAI, encoded by the coding sequence ATGGACATGAAATGGGTCGAAGACTTTCTTTGCCTGGCCGATACGCGAAGCTTTTCGCGTTCCGCCAGCGAGCGGCACTCCAGCCAGCCGGCATTCAGCCGGCGCATTCGCTCGCTTGAAACCTGGCTCGGCGCCACGCTTGTGGACCGCAGCTGCAACCCTCCCTCGCTTACGCCGGCAGGCCACGTATTCCGCGGCCATGCACTCGGCATCATGCAACAGGTCCACAAGGCCAAGCATATCCTGCGACACGCTTCGGATTATCCCGGCGGCGCCATTTAG
- a CDS encoding porin, with protein MNKIIIAIMASSLVPAAAMAQSAVTVYGVADVGFVRETGGAEGSVNTINSGVGSGSRLGFKGNEDLGGGVNAYFVLENGMKIDTGSAAQGGLLFGRQAYLGVSSKLGAVSFGRQYSPYYRAMRDVVDPFCDGLAGQAGNITVSNARLDNMVGYASPTLHGFSAELAVGVGEVPDNSAAKRAYSTVLSYTAKSLAVSLGWHQQQNALATDSSANTLLGAKYNWGVAEGHLGYARNKGLGGARSEDAIVGVSVPFGAHKAYASYVRHDDTTHANRDASQWGLGYTYALSKRTDVYAAYARIGNRNGASFKVGNATTDGTGNTGANLGIRHTF; from the coding sequence ATGAATAAGATCATTATCGCCATCATGGCATCGAGCCTGGTTCCGGCGGCCGCCATGGCGCAGTCGGCAGTTACCGTGTATGGCGTGGCCGACGTCGGATTTGTGCGCGAAACGGGTGGCGCGGAGGGCAGTGTCAACACGATCAACAGCGGTGTCGGCTCCGGTTCGCGGCTGGGCTTCAAAGGCAATGAAGACCTCGGCGGCGGCGTCAACGCCTACTTCGTCCTGGAAAACGGCATGAAGATCGATACCGGCAGCGCGGCCCAGGGCGGCCTGCTGTTCGGACGCCAGGCCTACCTGGGCGTGTCCAGCAAGCTCGGTGCGGTCAGCTTCGGGCGCCAGTATTCGCCGTACTACCGCGCCATGCGCGATGTCGTCGATCCGTTCTGCGACGGTTTGGCCGGCCAGGCGGGCAACATCACGGTCTCGAACGCCCGCCTCGACAACATGGTCGGCTACGCGTCGCCGACACTGCATGGCTTTTCGGCGGAGCTGGCCGTGGGCGTCGGTGAAGTGCCGGACAATTCGGCCGCCAAGCGCGCCTACAGCACGGTGCTGTCGTATACGGCCAAGAGCCTGGCCGTCTCGCTGGGCTGGCATCAGCAGCAAAATGCGCTGGCCACCGACAGCAGCGCCAATACGCTGCTCGGCGCCAAATACAACTGGGGCGTGGCCGAGGGGCACCTGGGCTACGCGCGCAACAAGGGCCTGGGCGGGGCGCGCAGCGAAGACGCGATCGTCGGCGTGAGCGTGCCTTTCGGCGCGCACAAGGCGTACGCCTCGTATGTCCGGCATGACGACACGACCCACGCCAACCGCGACGCTTCCCAATGGGGGCTCGGCTACACCTATGCACTGTCCAAACGCACCGACGTGTACGCGGCCTATGCGCGTATCGGCAACCGTAATGGCGCCAGCTTCAAGGTCGGCAACGCCACCACGGACGGCACCGGCAACACCGGGGCCAACCTGGGCATCCGCCACACCTTCTGA